A single Nicotiana tabacum cultivar K326 chromosome 5, ASM71507v2, whole genome shotgun sequence DNA region contains:
- the LOC107778408 gene encoding probable protein kinase At2g41970 (The RefSeq protein has 3 substitutions compared to this genomic sequence), which produces MSCCGGGEEDVYSGGPPSNQNTAPPRAGNPYGGGTGGASERGEPRSAARGGAPQKVLPIEAPVFTLDELNRLTGNFGQKALVGEGSYGRVFCAKLSNGQQAAIKKLDTSSSPEPDSDFAAQLSMVSALKHEHFMTLMGYCLEGNNRILVYEFATKGSLHDVLHGRKGVQGAEPGPVLTWNERVKIAYGSAKGLEYLHEKVQPPIVHRDVRSSNVLLFDDFTAKIADFNISNQSSATAARLHSTRVLGTFGYHAPEYAMTGQITQKSDVYSFGVVLLELLTGRKPVDHTMPKGQQSLVTWATPRLSEDKVKQCVDPKLNNDYPPKAIAKLAAVAALCVQYEADFRPNMTIVVKALQPLLNSKPAGPESQA; this is translated from the exons ATGTCGTGCTGTGGAGGTGGAGAAGAAGACGTCTACAGTGGTGGCCCACCATCCAATCAAAATACAGCTCCTCCTAGAGCTGGCAATCCCTATGGTGGTGGTACTGGGGGTG CTAGTGAAAGAGGAGAGCCAAGGAGTGCAGCGAGAGGTGGAGCTCCTCAGAAAGTATTACCAATTGAGGCTCCAGTGTTTACTTTGGATGAGCTAAATAGATTAACTGGCAACTTTGGTCAGAAAGCTTTGGTTGGAGAGGGATCTTATGGCCGCGTTTTTTGTGCTAAATTGAGCAATGGTCAGCAAGCAGCAATCAAAAAGTTGGATACTAGTTCTTCACCAGAACCAGATTCTGACTTTGCAGCCCAG TTATCAATGGTTTCAAGACTTAAACATGAGCATTTCATGACTCTCATGGGCTATTGTCTCGAGGGAAACAATCGTATATTGGTATATGAGTTCGCAACAAAGGGCTCTTTACACGATGTATTACATG GTAGAAAAGGCGTACAAGGTGCTGAGCCAGGTCCAGTTCTTACCTGGAATGAGAGAGTTAAAATTGCTTATGGTGCAGCAAAAGGCCTCGAATACCTACACGAAAAAGTTCAGCCACCTATCGTTCATCGTGATGTCAGATCCAGCAACGTCTTACTCTTTGATGATTTTACAGCAAAAATTGCTGATTTCAACATCTCAAACCAATCTTCAGACACAGCAGCGCGTCTGCATTCCACTAGagttttgggaacatttggctaccATGCTCCAGA GTATGCCATGACAGGACAGATTACACAGAAAAGTGACGTTTATAGTTTTGGCGTCGTCCTCTTAGAACTCTTGACAGGAAGGAAGCCAGTAGATCATACAATGCCCAAAGGACAACAGAGTCTTGTCACATGG GCAACTCCAAGATTGAGTGAAGACAAAGTGAAGCAGTGTGTTGATCCCAAGCTAAATAATGACTATCCTCCAAAAGCAATTGCAAAG TTGGCAGCTGTAGCAGCACTTTGTGTTCAATATGAGGCCGATTTtcggccaaatatgacaattgttGTCAAAGCACTGCAACCACTTCTCAACTCAAAACCAGCAGGACCAGAGTCTCAAGCATAG